The following proteins are co-located in the Rhodococcus opacus B4 genome:
- a CDS encoding membrane protein, giving the protein MTSERARNSANHARTESTRKVLTPRRVAAAAMAGLVLVSACGLGYVFFGDGAADSRTVAIVNTDAGATVDGKPVRASDTLIEKLEANEAFDWQVVDAGAAAGGDWFATVTVPEDFSEAVSSVWGAKPRQATLDLDVAGSDSAASEELSGVVSSQIGADGITDLLADMSSSRTRFQQAGMTAGFLAAGTAAADDAAQQLTEGADTLLPYLETARAGSVQLLDVADQVAGVVGETTGTANNLADRLSALGLTLGEANDSATQMRTRIDDAIRVLDGTPVAPDVVPSLRQVGADLDLLSSQLGSVPGLLGGQVGPDTDLGELVRVAMGQLTDASNQLSSGARQLNDGIVPIADQAPAMLEGATSQIVDGFAKLKTLSGQLSTDLNNGVTAMPVRTAAQQNQLATVLAEPVAVSRTVSAPTPILTAEHLAVGFGITTVLLAGAVVWMGLRRRA; this is encoded by the coding sequence ATGACCTCTGAGCGCGCACGGAATTCCGCGAATCACGCCCGAACCGAGTCGACGCGAAAGGTCCTCACACCGCGGCGGGTCGCCGCGGCCGCCATGGCCGGTCTGGTGCTGGTATCCGCCTGCGGGCTCGGATACGTGTTCTTCGGCGACGGCGCGGCGGACAGCCGGACGGTGGCGATCGTCAACACCGACGCCGGCGCGACGGTCGACGGAAAACCGGTGCGGGCGAGCGACACCCTGATCGAGAAGCTCGAGGCGAACGAGGCCTTCGACTGGCAGGTGGTCGACGCGGGCGCCGCCGCGGGCGGCGACTGGTTCGCCACGGTGACCGTGCCGGAGGATTTCAGCGAGGCCGTCTCCTCGGTGTGGGGCGCGAAGCCGCGGCAGGCGACCCTCGACCTCGACGTCGCGGGTTCCGACTCCGCGGCATCCGAGGAATTGTCCGGGGTGGTGTCCTCGCAGATCGGCGCGGACGGCATCACGGATCTGCTGGCGGATATGTCCTCGTCGCGGACGCGGTTCCAGCAGGCGGGAATGACGGCCGGGTTCCTCGCGGCCGGGACCGCCGCGGCGGACGATGCGGCGCAACAACTCACCGAGGGCGCCGACACTCTTCTCCCGTATCTCGAGACGGCGCGAGCCGGCTCGGTGCAACTGCTGGATGTGGCCGATCAGGTGGCAGGCGTGGTCGGCGAGACGACGGGAACTGCAAACAACCTTGCGGACCGGCTGAGCGCGCTCGGGCTGACCCTGGGTGAGGCGAACGACAGTGCCACCCAGATGCGCACCAGGATCGACGACGCGATCCGCGTCCTCGACGGCACTCCCGTTGCACCGGACGTGGTCCCGTCGCTCCGGCAGGTCGGTGCCGACCTGGACCTGCTCTCCTCGCAGCTGGGTTCGGTGCCCGGTCTGCTCGGCGGACAGGTCGGCCCCGACACCGACCTCGGCGAACTCGTGCGCGTAGCGATGGGTCAACTCACCGACGCCAGCAATCAGCTGAGCAGCGGTGCACGGCAACTGAACGACGGCATCGTCCCGATCGCCGATCAGGCGCCGGCGATGCTCGAGGGCGCCACCTCGCAGATCGTCGACGGGTTCGCGAAGCTGAAGACGCTGTCCGGGCAGCTGTCCACCGACCTCAACAACGGGGTCACGGCGATGCCGGTGCGGACGGCGGCGCAGCAGAACCAGTTGGCGACGGTGCTCGCCGAACCGGTCGCGGTGAGTCGCACCGTGTCCGCGCCGACACCGATCCTCACCGCCGAGCACCTCGCCGTCGGCTTCGGGATCACCACGGTGCTGCTCGCGGGCGCCGTCGTGTGGATGGGACTGCGGCGCAGGGCCTGA
- a CDS encoding SDR family NAD(P)-dependent oxidoreductase, translating into MEIQGTAALVTGAASGLGAATAKRLADAGATVFGLDLQQSIERAGDNVPDGVTLLATDVTSGDEVQAAIDKIVESGLPLRIVVNCAGVGWAGRILSKKGPHDLELFRTVITVNLLGTFNVMRLAADAIAKTDTVDESGQRGVVINTASVAAFEGQIGQIAYSASKGGVHGMTVPAARDLAQFGIRVNTIAPGIIDTPMLAGVTDEYRQGLEAGVPFPSRLGQPAEYAQLAQMIVEHDYLNGETIRMDGALRMAPR; encoded by the coding sequence GTGGAAATTCAGGGAACCGCCGCACTGGTCACCGGAGCCGCCTCGGGACTCGGCGCCGCCACCGCCAAGCGTCTCGCCGACGCGGGAGCCACCGTGTTCGGACTGGACCTGCAGCAGTCCATCGAGCGCGCCGGCGACAACGTCCCCGACGGCGTGACCCTCCTCGCTACCGACGTCACCAGCGGCGACGAGGTCCAGGCCGCGATCGACAAGATCGTCGAGTCGGGGCTGCCGCTGCGCATCGTCGTCAACTGCGCCGGCGTGGGCTGGGCCGGCCGCATCCTGTCGAAGAAGGGCCCGCACGACCTCGAACTGTTCCGCACCGTCATCACCGTCAACCTGCTCGGCACGTTCAACGTCATGCGCCTCGCCGCGGACGCCATCGCCAAGACGGACACCGTCGACGAGTCCGGACAGCGCGGCGTCGTCATCAACACCGCCTCCGTCGCCGCATTCGAGGGCCAGATCGGCCAGATCGCCTACTCCGCGTCCAAGGGCGGTGTGCACGGCATGACCGTCCCCGCAGCCCGCGACCTCGCGCAGTTCGGCATCCGCGTGAACACCATCGCCCCCGGCATCATCGACACCCCGATGCTCGCCGGCGTCACCGACGAATACCGCCAGGGCCTCGAGGCCGGGGTCCCGTTCCCCTCGCGCCTCGGGCAGCCCGCCGAGTACGCGCAACTCGCTCAGATGATCGTCGAACACGACTACCTCAACGGTGAGACCATTCGTATGGACGGCGCTCTGCGCATGGCGCCGCGGTAG
- a CDS encoding amidase: protein MTESSNPARDDTVVHAFRDDALGDLDATGLAARIAAGEVSVREVTEAAIARAESVGPALNALAFADFDRALTEADRPHEGLFAGVPTVVKDNVDVAGQPTQHGSVAFAAKPARADSDFVTQYLSTGLLSLGKSRLPEFGFSASTEFMDAEPVHNPWNLAYSPGASSGGSAALVASGVVPIAHANDGGGSIRIPAAACGLVGLKPSRGRTVPDAMDKTLPIRIIAQGAVTRSVRDTARWMAAAERYYRNPALPPIRLVEGPSSTRLKVGVVVDSVTASRTDDETRKSVHATADLLADLGHHVEECPMPVGTSFVEDFCIYWGFLSFVISGNGKRMLGPDFDRDATDNLTRGLAAMYRKNIAKTPRVLYRLRRTYREYAQIFQKYDVILSPTLAHTTPELGYLSPAQGFEELFDKLIAYTAFTPLNNASGGPAISLPMHETSRGLPLASHFSADHGDERTLLELAFELEQAAPWRRIQDAG from the coding sequence GTGACCGAGTCCAGCAATCCCGCCCGGGACGACACCGTCGTCCACGCCTTCCGCGACGACGCACTCGGCGACCTCGACGCCACCGGCCTCGCGGCCAGGATCGCCGCCGGCGAGGTGTCGGTCCGCGAGGTGACGGAGGCGGCGATCGCGCGCGCGGAGTCGGTCGGGCCCGCGCTGAACGCCCTGGCGTTCGCCGACTTCGACCGCGCGCTGACGGAGGCGGACCGCCCGCACGAGGGCCTCTTCGCGGGAGTGCCGACCGTCGTCAAGGACAACGTCGACGTCGCGGGCCAGCCCACCCAGCACGGCAGCGTCGCGTTCGCCGCGAAGCCGGCCCGGGCCGACAGCGACTTCGTCACGCAGTACCTGTCCACCGGGTTGCTCTCGCTGGGGAAGAGCCGGCTGCCGGAGTTCGGGTTCAGTGCGTCCACCGAGTTCATGGACGCCGAACCCGTGCACAATCCGTGGAATCTCGCGTACTCACCCGGAGCGTCGTCCGGTGGTTCGGCGGCGCTCGTCGCGTCGGGGGTGGTGCCGATCGCACACGCCAACGACGGTGGCGGATCCATCCGCATCCCCGCCGCCGCCTGCGGACTGGTCGGCCTGAAACCGTCCCGCGGACGGACGGTCCCCGACGCCATGGACAAGACGCTGCCGATCCGGATCATCGCGCAGGGCGCCGTCACCCGCTCGGTGCGGGACACCGCGCGGTGGATGGCGGCCGCCGAACGCTACTACCGCAATCCCGCGCTGCCGCCCATCCGGTTGGTCGAGGGGCCGAGCAGCACCCGTCTGAAGGTCGGGGTGGTGGTCGACTCGGTCACCGCATCCCGCACGGACGACGAAACCCGCAAGTCGGTCCACGCGACCGCCGATCTGCTGGCGGACCTCGGGCACCACGTCGAGGAGTGCCCGATGCCGGTGGGCACCTCGTTCGTCGAGGACTTCTGCATCTACTGGGGATTCCTGTCGTTCGTCATCTCCGGCAACGGCAAGCGGATGCTCGGACCGGACTTCGACCGCGACGCCACGGACAACCTGACCCGCGGACTCGCCGCGATGTACCGCAAGAACATCGCGAAGACGCCGCGGGTGCTGTACCGGTTGCGGCGCACGTACCGCGAGTACGCGCAGATCTTCCAGAAGTACGACGTGATCCTGTCCCCGACCCTGGCCCACACCACTCCCGAGCTCGGATATCTCTCGCCGGCACAGGGTTTCGAGGAACTGTTCGACAAACTGATCGCCTACACGGCGTTCACGCCGCTGAACAACGCATCGGGCGGGCCCGCCATCTCGCTGCCGATGCACGAGACGTCCCGCGGTCTTCCGCTGGCGTCGCACTTCTCGGCCGACCACGGCGACGAGCGGACCCTGCTCGAGTTGGCGTTCGAACTCGAGCAGGCCGCGCCGTGGCGTCGCATCCAGGACGCCGGCTGA
- a CDS encoding TMEM165/GDT1 family protein, whose product MLVLTAALLSFGVIFVAELGDKSQLMAMTFALRYRWWVVIAGITVATTVVHLVSVAVGHYLGVALPTAAISIVGGLAFLIFGAWTLRGDNLSEDEQLKAGRAARSAFLAVTSAFFLAELGDKTMLATITLATDHDTIGVWIGSTVGMVAADALAIVVGAVLGKHLPESVIRVGAAVLFFAFGVWLLLEGLLPGNPAGPIAGAAVVVLALAGAAVRAAWSRRRGVPAETAPMQHQR is encoded by the coding sequence ATGCTCGTGCTTACCGCCGCTCTGCTGAGTTTCGGTGTGATCTTCGTCGCCGAACTGGGCGACAAGTCTCAGCTGATGGCGATGACGTTCGCCCTGCGCTACCGCTGGTGGGTCGTGATCGCCGGCATCACCGTCGCCACCACCGTGGTCCATCTGGTGTCCGTGGCCGTCGGCCACTACCTCGGCGTCGCGCTCCCGACCGCGGCGATCAGCATCGTCGGCGGCCTCGCCTTCCTGATCTTCGGCGCCTGGACCCTGCGCGGCGACAACCTCAGCGAAGACGAGCAACTCAAGGCGGGCCGCGCCGCCCGCTCCGCGTTCCTGGCCGTCACCTCCGCGTTCTTCCTCGCCGAACTCGGCGACAAGACCATGCTCGCCACCATCACCCTCGCCACCGACCACGACACGATCGGCGTGTGGATCGGCTCGACGGTCGGCATGGTGGCGGCCGACGCCCTGGCCATCGTGGTCGGCGCCGTGCTGGGCAAGCACCTCCCCGAGAGCGTCATCCGCGTCGGCGCGGCAGTGCTGTTCTTCGCATTCGGCGTCTGGTTGCTGCTCGAGGGTCTGCTGCCCGGCAACCCCGCGGGCCCGATCGCCGGCGCCGCCGTGGTCGTGCTGGCACTGGCCGGCGCCGCGGTCCGCGCTGCCTGGTCACGACGGCGCGGCGTTCCCGCGGAGACCGCGCCGATGCAGCACCAGCGCTGA
- a CDS encoding CotH kinase family protein: MRRRLVHRLPTPLRQHWKILAAFLAFVAVAVGVFGQARVRPYITGDATVIASDITENVAGSVDFFDTGTSHDVSIEYSQSDYDDMIAAYRDEGEKKWITADITIDGTLVTDVGVRLKGNSTLMGLRGTGGGQPGMPEGREPPAGMDGGMGTPAGGGAGGGMVTLSADDPASLPLLISFDKYVSGRAYQGMTQLSVRPGSPVLNEAVALSLTAESGQPTQRYAYTTYSVNGSPTQTRLVLEHPDEGYANSLFDSDGVLYKADANSSFTYQGDDQTTYADQFTQINAEGSQDLQPIITFLKWLDGASDEQFDAELADRVDVASFARYVATQNLLVNSDDMAGPGKNYYLWYDLGTKRISVVSWDLNLALSGNSDAGPHDSIGMGGGARPGGGVQEGGPGGMPGGEMPGGDMPGGGRGGNALKERFLASEAFTSVYEDAYRDLYAQLFGSGRATQILDEIAQTVPISDGLSEEKLASEVGSLRARLQARADGLAANDVIAAG, translated from the coding sequence ATGCGCCGCAGACTCGTCCACCGGCTGCCGACTCCGCTCCGACAGCACTGGAAGATCCTCGCCGCCTTCCTCGCGTTCGTGGCGGTAGCGGTCGGTGTGTTCGGTCAGGCGCGGGTGCGGCCGTACATCACAGGCGACGCAACGGTCATCGCCTCCGACATCACCGAGAACGTCGCCGGGTCGGTCGATTTCTTCGACACGGGGACGTCGCACGACGTGAGCATCGAGTACTCGCAGTCCGACTACGACGACATGATCGCCGCCTACCGGGACGAGGGCGAGAAGAAGTGGATCACCGCCGACATCACGATCGACGGCACCCTCGTCACCGACGTCGGGGTGCGGCTGAAGGGCAACTCCACCCTGATGGGGCTTCGGGGGACCGGCGGCGGGCAACCCGGAATGCCGGAGGGGCGGGAACCTCCCGCGGGAATGGACGGGGGAATGGGGACGCCTGCGGGCGGAGGTGCCGGCGGCGGCATGGTCACGCTGTCGGCCGACGACCCGGCGTCGCTGCCACTGCTGATCAGCTTCGACAAGTACGTGTCGGGGCGGGCGTACCAGGGGATGACGCAGCTGTCGGTCCGGCCGGGCTCGCCCGTGCTGAACGAGGCGGTGGCACTGTCGCTGACCGCCGAATCCGGTCAGCCCACCCAGCGGTACGCCTACACCACGTATTCGGTGAACGGGTCGCCGACGCAGACCCGGCTCGTGCTCGAGCACCCCGACGAGGGATACGCGAACTCGCTGTTCGACAGTGACGGCGTCCTCTACAAGGCCGATGCCAACTCGAGTTTCACGTATCAGGGTGACGACCAGACCACCTATGCGGATCAGTTCACCCAGATCAACGCCGAGGGCTCGCAGGACCTGCAGCCGATCATCACCTTTCTGAAATGGCTGGACGGTGCGTCCGACGAGCAGTTCGATGCCGAACTCGCCGACCGGGTGGACGTCGCATCCTTCGCCCGGTACGTCGCCACCCAGAATCTGCTGGTCAACAGCGACGACATGGCGGGCCCGGGCAAGAACTACTACCTCTGGTACGACCTGGGGACGAAGAGGATCTCCGTCGTGTCCTGGGATCTCAACCTCGCGCTGAGCGGCAACTCCGATGCGGGCCCGCACGACTCGATCGGGATGGGCGGCGGTGCCAGACCGGGCGGCGGCGTACAGGAAGGCGGTCCCGGCGGCATGCCCGGTGGTGAGATGCCCGGCGGTGACATGCCCGGCGGCGGACGTGGCGGGAACGCGCTGAAGGAACGATTCCTGGCCTCGGAGGCGTTCACGAGCGTGTACGAGGACGCCTACCGCGATCTCTACGCCCAGCTGTTCGGGAGCGGCCGGGCCACCCAGATCCTCGACGAGATCGCGCAGACGGTACCGATATCCGACGGGCTGAGCGAAGAGAAACTCGCGTCGGAGGTCGGGAGCCTGCGTGCGCGGTTGCAGGCCCGCGCCGACGGACTCGCCGCGAACGACGTGATCGCCGCCGGGTAG
- a CDS encoding DUF4956 domain-containing protein — translation MNFDLQDLSGTFSTFDIAVSLALSFVLSAIIGYVYRLTHKNVSYSQSYVQTLVMVGMVITLIMLVVGSNIARAFALVGALSVVRFRNAIKETRDVGFIFLVMAIGMTTGTRFYVLAIAATVAICLVLVLMSRFDMFKLDVQRQVVKVQVPPEAGYTALVEDVLIEYTKEFELVSTESVRSGALTELYYTARLKPGRKPAELISALSGVNTGQRVTVLTGYDQTDI, via the coding sequence ATGAATTTCGATCTCCAGGATCTCAGCGGAACGTTCTCGACGTTCGACATCGCCGTCTCGCTCGCGCTGTCGTTCGTGCTGTCGGCGATCATCGGATACGTCTACCGCCTGACGCACAAGAACGTCTCGTACAGCCAGTCCTACGTCCAGACTCTCGTGATGGTCGGCATGGTCATCACTCTGATCATGCTGGTGGTCGGTTCCAACATCGCCCGCGCGTTCGCGCTCGTCGGTGCGCTGTCGGTGGTGCGATTCCGCAACGCGATCAAGGAAACCCGCGACGTCGGGTTCATCTTCCTGGTGATGGCGATCGGCATGACGACGGGCACCCGGTTCTACGTGCTCGCCATCGCCGCCACGGTCGCGATCTGCCTCGTGCTGGTCCTGATGAGCCGGTTCGACATGTTCAAGCTGGACGTGCAGCGTCAGGTGGTGAAGGTGCAGGTGCCGCCGGAGGCCGGATACACCGCCCTCGTGGAGGACGTGCTGATCGAATACACCAAGGAGTTCGAGTTGGTGAGCACCGAGTCGGTGCGGTCGGGCGCGCTCACCGAGCTGTACTACACGGCGCGGCTGAAGCCGGGCAGGAAACCGGCGGAACTGATCTCGGCGCTCAGCGGGGTCAACACGGGCCAGCGGGTCACCGTCCTCACCGGTTACGACCAAACCGACATCTGA
- a CDS encoding FAD-dependent oxidoreductase encodes MNNPVASGKPAILTVDDDPGVSRAVARDLRRRYGERYRIIRAESGESALDAMKQMKLRGDPVAAILADYRMPAMSGIEFLEKAMDLYPLARRVLLTAYADTDAAIEAINVIDLDHYLLKPWDPPEEKLYPVVDALLEAWASSDHHPAEETKVVGHRWAPRSSEVREFLARNQLSYRWYMSDEPEGGRLLSAAGEDGRRLPVVICADGECLVEPSDTELGRRLGLRTDPSENFYDLVVVGGGPAGLGAAVYGASEGLRTALIERTATGGQAGQSSRIENYLGFPDGVSGAQLAERARRQATRFGAELITTRDVVALEVNGSARTVRFADGDTIDAHTVILATGVSYRRHPAPGVDDLTGRGVYYGSAVTEAARCTDQDVYIVGGANSAGQAAVYLSRGARSVTIVVRAQSLEDSMSYYLVQQIERNPRIHVRPCTEVIGVEGEGHLEKVRLRNNATGDEDTVDAGFLFLFIGAAPRTEWLDGVVARDENGFVVSGPDLVVDGKPPSGWPLDRLPHHLETSVPGIFAAGDVRSESAKRVASAVGEGAMAVMLVHRYIGQP; translated from the coding sequence GTGAACAATCCCGTAGCGAGCGGCAAGCCGGCGATTCTCACCGTCGACGACGACCCAGGGGTGTCCCGCGCCGTCGCCCGCGACCTCCGGCGCCGCTACGGCGAGCGGTACCGCATCATTCGCGCCGAATCCGGCGAGTCCGCCCTCGATGCGATGAAGCAGATGAAGCTGCGGGGCGATCCCGTCGCCGCGATCCTCGCCGACTACCGCATGCCGGCGATGAGCGGCATCGAGTTCCTCGAGAAGGCCATGGATCTGTACCCGCTGGCGCGGCGCGTGCTGCTCACCGCATACGCCGACACAGATGCGGCCATCGAGGCGATCAACGTCATCGACCTCGACCACTACCTGCTCAAACCGTGGGATCCGCCCGAGGAGAAGCTGTACCCGGTGGTCGACGCACTGCTCGAGGCGTGGGCGTCGTCCGATCACCACCCCGCCGAGGAGACGAAGGTCGTGGGCCACCGCTGGGCGCCGCGGTCGTCGGAGGTGCGCGAGTTCCTGGCCCGCAACCAGCTGTCGTACCGCTGGTACATGTCGGACGAGCCGGAGGGCGGGCGGTTGCTCAGCGCCGCCGGGGAGGACGGCCGCCGCCTGCCGGTGGTGATCTGCGCCGACGGCGAATGCCTCGTCGAGCCGTCCGACACCGAACTCGGCAGGCGTCTCGGTCTCCGGACCGACCCGTCGGAGAACTTCTACGACCTCGTGGTCGTCGGCGGCGGACCGGCCGGTCTCGGCGCCGCCGTGTACGGCGCCTCGGAGGGACTGCGCACCGCGCTGATCGAGCGGACGGCGACCGGTGGGCAGGCAGGTCAGAGCTCACGGATCGAGAACTATCTCGGATTCCCCGACGGCGTGTCCGGCGCGCAGCTGGCCGAGCGGGCCCGCAGACAGGCAACCCGGTTCGGGGCGGAACTGATCACCACCCGCGACGTCGTGGCCCTCGAGGTCAACGGGTCGGCGCGCACCGTCCGGTTCGCAGACGGCGACACCATCGACGCGCACACGGTGATCCTGGCGACCGGCGTCTCCTACCGGCGTCATCCCGCGCCCGGAGTCGACGACCTCACCGGGCGCGGCGTCTACTACGGCTCCGCCGTCACCGAGGCCGCCCGCTGCACCGACCAGGACGTGTACATCGTCGGCGGGGCCAACTCCGCCGGGCAGGCCGCCGTCTACCTGTCGCGGGGCGCCCGATCCGTCACCATCGTGGTGCGGGCGCAGTCGCTCGAGGATTCGATGTCGTACTACCTCGTCCAGCAGATCGAACGGAACCCGCGCATCCACGTCCGGCCGTGCACCGAGGTGATCGGCGTCGAGGGCGAGGGCCACCTCGAGAAGGTCCGGCTGCGCAACAACGCGACCGGGGACGAGGACACCGTCGACGCCGGGTTCCTGTTCCTGTTCATCGGCGCCGCACCGCGCACCGAATGGCTCGACGGCGTCGTCGCGCGGGACGAGAACGGGTTCGTCGTGTCCGGGCCCGATCTGGTCGTCGACGGAAAGCCACCGAGCGGCTGGCCCCTCGACCGTCTCCCCCACCACCTCGAGACGAGCGTCCCGGGGATCTTCGCGGCAGGTGACGTGCGCTCCGAGTCGGCGAAGCGGGTGGCGTCGGCGGTCGGCGAAGGTGCCATGGCCGTGATGCTCGTCCACCGCTACATCGGCCAACCGTGA
- a CDS encoding UBP-type zinc finger domain-containing protein — protein sequence MGELDGIDPSVPPSGEGCADCDSAGGWWVHLRRCAQCGHIGCCDSSPAQHATKHAAHTGHPVVRSFEPGEVWFWNYATETAFEGPELSPPQHHPVDQTVPGPADRVPPDWQAKIH from the coding sequence ATGGGTGAGCTGGACGGAATCGACCCGAGCGTCCCGCCGAGTGGGGAGGGCTGCGCCGACTGCGACTCCGCCGGTGGGTGGTGGGTGCACCTGCGCCGCTGCGCGCAGTGCGGGCACATCGGCTGCTGCGACTCGTCACCGGCCCAGCACGCCACCAAGCACGCCGCCCACACCGGGCACCCCGTGGTGCGCAGCTTCGAACCGGGTGAGGTCTGGTTCTGGAACTACGCCACCGAAACCGCATTCGAAGGCCCCGAACTCTCCCCGCCGCAACATCATCCGGTCGATCAGACCGTCCCCGGCCCCGCCGACCGCGTGCCGCCGGACTGGCAGGCGAAGATTCACTGA
- a CDS encoding ATP-binding protein produces the protein MTHIPCKPPELRTLFLFEHLTDHQLEQLCENGHVELIDPGPVYAEGEIASCFYVLIEGEIVLSKLSGGEEIEFNRTSQRGVYAGAWQSYLGDRAPQTYTASMRITAPSKFFVLDADRFGQLMREWFPMAVHLLEGLFFGNQNAKQVVDQRERLLALGSLSAGLTHELNNPAAAAVRATASLRDRVSHMRQKLGVIASGVYDRQALATLIRLQEEAAEQVAKAPTLTPLEASDREDELGDWFDDHGVSGGWDLAPTFVQAGLDVPWLERIAASVDDESMVESAIRWLNYTLETELLMNEIADSTARVSTLVNAAKQYSQMDRAPYQRVDLRELLDSSLVMLGRKIGDSVTVVKEYDPSLPQIPAYAAELNQVWTNLIDNAVAAMDGRGTLTVRTRRDGDMALIEIGDTGPGVPEEIRSRIFEPFFTTKPVGEGTGLGLDISWRIVVKKHRGDLRVESEPGDTRFQVRIPIEPEVVSAEGVSDG, from the coding sequence ATGACCCACATCCCGTGCAAACCGCCCGAGCTGAGGACGCTGTTCCTGTTCGAGCACCTCACCGATCACCAACTCGAGCAGCTGTGCGAGAACGGTCACGTCGAGCTGATCGATCCCGGGCCGGTGTACGCGGAGGGTGAGATCGCGTCGTGCTTCTACGTGCTGATCGAGGGCGAGATCGTACTGAGCAAGCTGTCGGGCGGCGAGGAGATCGAGTTCAACCGGACGTCCCAGCGCGGCGTGTACGCCGGTGCCTGGCAGTCGTACCTCGGTGACCGCGCCCCCCAGACGTACACCGCGTCGATGCGGATCACCGCCCCGTCGAAGTTCTTCGTCCTCGACGCCGACCGGTTCGGACAGCTCATGCGCGAGTGGTTCCCGATGGCCGTGCACCTGCTGGAAGGGCTGTTCTTCGGCAACCAGAACGCGAAACAGGTCGTCGATCAGCGGGAGCGTCTCCTCGCGCTGGGTTCGCTGTCCGCGGGGCTCACCCACGAACTCAACAACCCGGCGGCGGCCGCGGTCCGGGCGACGGCGTCGCTGCGCGACCGGGTATCGCACATGCGGCAGAAGCTCGGCGTCATCGCGTCCGGTGTGTACGACCGGCAGGCGCTCGCCACGTTGATCCGGCTGCAGGAGGAGGCCGCCGAACAGGTGGCGAAGGCGCCGACGCTCACTCCCCTCGAGGCATCCGACCGCGAGGACGAACTCGGCGACTGGTTCGACGACCACGGCGTCTCGGGCGGCTGGGACCTGGCGCCCACGTTCGTGCAGGCCGGACTCGACGTGCCGTGGCTCGAGCGGATCGCGGCCTCCGTCGACGACGAGTCGATGGTCGAGAGCGCGATCCGCTGGCTCAACTACACCCTCGAGACCGAACTGCTGATGAACGAGATCGCCGACTCCACCGCCCGCGTCTCCACGCTGGTGAACGCCGCCAAGCAGTACTCGCAGATGGACCGCGCCCCCTACCAGCGCGTCGACCTGCGCGAACTCCTCGACAGCTCGCTGGTGATGCTCGGCCGCAAGATCGGCGACTCGGTCACGGTGGTGAAGGAGTACGACCCCTCGCTGCCGCAGATCCCCGCGTACGCCGCCGAACTCAACCAGGTGTGGACCAACCTCATCGACAACGCCGTCGCCGCGATGGACGGCCGCGGCACCCTCACCGTCCGCACGCGGCGCGACGGCGACATGGCCCTCATCGAGATCGGCGACACCGGCCCCGGCGTGCCCGAAGAAATCCGGTCGCGCATCTTCGAACCGTTCTTCACCACGAAACCCGTGGGCGAGGGAACCGGGCTCGGCCTCGACATCTCCTGGCGCATCGTCGTCAAGAAGCACCGCGGCGACCTACGCGTGGAGTCCGAACCGGGCGACACCCGGTTCCAGGTCCGCATTCCGATCGAACCCGAAGTCGTATCAGCAGAAGGAGTCTCAGATGGGTGA
- a CDS encoding polyphosphate polymerase domain-containing protein → MGPSAPEPEASGYLKTASALHAFNRYEIKYLAQESNVARLRAALSAHMASDEFSPVGGYPVTSLYYDTQNLRFYWEKIEGLKFRRKLRVRLYGPPAEATAETPVYVEIKQRVNRVTQKRRIKLPYSDAMRLCNARRPIDHDESARPFVNEVTMLVGNLDLCPTVTTGYLREAFVGTDADLGLRVTIDHRVHGRDRDFHFAAPAENRFIIPPHLCIVEIKANERVPYWVTDLTARLDMSVVRVSKYCQSVEAFGLAPRSCLHVPDELFPSPADHGRTLAKTGTPS, encoded by the coding sequence ATGGGACCGTCCGCGCCCGAACCGGAAGCATCCGGATACCTGAAGACTGCCAGCGCGCTGCATGCGTTCAACCGCTACGAGATCAAGTACCTCGCCCAGGAGTCGAACGTCGCCCGCCTCCGCGCGGCACTCTCCGCGCACATGGCGTCCGACGAATTCTCGCCGGTGGGCGGCTACCCCGTGACGAGTCTCTACTACGACACCCAGAATCTGCGCTTCTACTGGGAGAAGATCGAGGGCCTGAAGTTCCGCCGCAAACTGCGGGTGCGGCTGTACGGTCCGCCCGCGGAGGCCACCGCCGAGACCCCCGTCTACGTGGAGATCAAACAGCGGGTCAACCGGGTCACCCAGAAACGCCGGATCAAGCTGCCGTACTCGGATGCGATGCGGCTGTGCAACGCCCGTCGGCCGATCGACCACGACGAGTCCGCCCGGCCCTTCGTGAACGAGGTCACGATGCTCGTCGGCAACCTCGACCTGTGCCCGACTGTCACCACGGGGTACCTCCGGGAAGCGTTCGTGGGCACGGACGCCGATCTGGGGCTGCGCGTCACGATCGACCACCGGGTGCACGGGCGCGACCGCGACTTCCACTTCGCGGCACCGGCCGAGAACCGCTTCATCATTCCGCCGCACCTGTGCATCGTCGAGATCAAGGCCAACGAGCGGGTGCCCTACTGGGTCACCGATCTCACCGCGCGACTGGACATGTCGGTGGTCCGGGTCTCGAAGTACTGCCAGAGCGTGGAGGCCTTCGGGCTCGCTCCCCGATCCTGTCTGCACGTGCCCGACGAGCTCTTCCCGTCCCCGGCCGACCACGGCCGTACCCTCGCGAAAACAGGAACCCCGTCATGA